A window of Ranitomeya variabilis isolate aRanVar5 chromosome 2, aRanVar5.hap1, whole genome shotgun sequence contains these coding sequences:
- the TUBB4B gene encoding tubulin beta-4B chain: MREIVHLQAGQCGNQIGAKFWEVISDEHGIDPTGTYHGDSDLQLERINVYYNEATGGKYVPRAVLVDLEPGTMDSVRSGPFGQIFRPDNFVFGQSGAGNNWAKGHYTEGAELVDSVLDVVRKEAESCDCLQGFQLTHSLGGGTGSGMGTLLISKIREEYPDRIMNTFSVVPSPKVSDTVVEPYNATLSVHQLVENTDETYCIDNEALYDICFRTLKLTTPTYGDLNHLVSATMSGVTTCLRFPGQLNADLRKLAVNMVPFPRLHFFMPGFAPLTSRGSQQYRALTVPELTQQMFDAKNMMAACDPRHGRYLTVAAVFRGRMSMKEVDEQMLNVQNKNSSYFVEWIPNNVKTAVCDIPPRGLKMSATFIGNSTAIQELFKRISEQFTAMFRRKAFLHWYTGEGMDEMEFTEAESNMNDLVSEYQQYQDATAEEEGEFEEEAEEEAA; encoded by the exons ATGAGGGAAATCGTGCACCTGCAGGCCGGACAGTGCGGCAACCAGATTGGAGCCAAG TTCTGGGAGGTGATTAGCGATGAACATGGCATTGACCCAACTGGTACCTACCATGGAGACAGTGACCTCCAGCTGGAAAGAATCAATGTCTACTACAATGAAGCCACAG GTGGCAAATATGTTCCCCGTGCTGTCTTGGTGGACTTGGAGCCTGGTACCATGGACTCTGTGCGCTCTGGACCTTTTGGACAGATCTTCAGGCCCGACAACTTTGTATTCG GTCAGAGCGGCGCTGGAAACAACTGGGCAAAAGGGCACTACACAGAAGGAGCAGAACTGGTTGACTCAGTACTGGATGTTGTGAGGAAGGAAGCAGAAAGCTGTGACTGTCTCCAGGGTTTCCAGCTTACCCACTCCCTGGGTGGTGGCACTGGGTCTGGTATGGGTACCCTCCTTATCAGCAAGATCAGAGAAGAGTACCCAGACAGAATCATGAACACTTTCAGCGTTGTGCCCTCCCCCAAAGTTTCTGATACTGTAGTAGAGCCATACAATGCCACACTGTCCGTCCACCAGCTTGTAGAAAACACAGATGAAACCTACTGCATAGATAATGAAGCCCTATATGACATCTGCttcagaaccctgaaactgacaacCCCCACCTATGGTGACCTGAACCATCTGGTATCAGCCACCATGAGTGGTGTCACCACCTGCCTGCGCTTCCCTGGCCAGCTAAACGCTGACTTGCGTAAACTGGCCGTGAACATGGTGCCTTTCCCGCGTCTGCACTTTTTCATGCCTGGCTTTGCCCCACTCACTAGCCGAGGCAGCCAGCAGTACCGTGCCTTAACAGTGCCAGAGCTGACCCAGCAAATGTTTGACGCCAAGAACATGATGGCTGCCTGTGACCCACGGCATGGCCGCTACCTGACTGTAGCCGCAGTGTTCAGGGGCCGCATGTCCATGAAGGAGGTAGATGAGCAGATGCTGAATGTGCAGAACAAGAACAGCAGCTACTTTGTGGAATGGATTCCCAACAATGTGAAAACTGCAGTGTGCGACATCCCACCCCGAGGCCTGAAGATGTCTGCTACCTTCATCGGTAACAGCACAGCCATCCAGGAGCTGTTCAAGCGCATCTCCGAGCAGTTCACCGCCATGTTCCGCAGAAAGGCCTTCCTGCATTGGTACACCGGTGAGGGCATGGATGAGATGGAATTCACCGAGGCCGAGAGCAACATGAACGACCTGGTGTCAGAGTACCAGCAGTACCAGGACGCTACAGCAGAAGAGGAAGGCGAGTTTGAGGAAGAGGCCGAGGAGGAGGCTGCATAA